The Bos indicus isolate NIAB-ARS_2022 breed Sahiwal x Tharparkar chromosome 28, NIAB-ARS_B.indTharparkar_mat_pri_1.0, whole genome shotgun sequence genome has a window encoding:
- the C28H10orf105 gene encoding uncharacterized protein C10orf105 homolog, whose product MNTEGPSPLAFLTAPATPGRLSEAVDPIPVLIALACIFLLLATCLLFMTLCKPRALDPSRRRAHECMPHHPGSPSEPQLRLWKRLGSLRRSLHSFRRGRPAPRRPLPAREDNHDYDCTESTKM is encoded by the coding sequence ATGAACACAGAGGGCCCCAGCCCCCTCGCCTTCCTCACAGCTCCAGCCACTCCAGGGAGGCTCTCAGAGGCTGTTGACCCCATCCCCGTGCTCATTGCCCTGGCCTGCATCTTCCTTCTGCTGGCCACCTGTCTGCTGTTCATGACCCTCTGCAAGCCCCGGGCACTGGACCCGAGCCGCCGCCGGGCCCACGAGTGCATGCCCCACCACCCGGGGAGCCCCAGCGAGCCCCAGCTCCGCCTCTGGAAGCGCCTGGGCTCGCTGCGCCGCTCCCTGCACAGCTTCCGCCGCGGCCGGCCTGCCCCCCGGCGCCCCCTGCCGGCCAGAGAGGACAACCACGACTACGACTGCACGGAATCTACCAAGATGTGA